In the Piscinibacter sp. XHJ-5 genome, one interval contains:
- a CDS encoding transposase: MARLPRLVVAGQLHLLVQRSHGHSPVFRGENDFQAYRRALTELAPQHQVAVHAYALLPTQVWLLVTPSTATALSRLWQALGRRFGADYNRRHGRSGVLWEGRFRTTVVDPAAHLLDCCRRIEWAPVRAGLADTPADYAWSSAAHHMGQRVDPLITEHPGYWALGNTPFEREAGYRRLLDQPLPAAIERRLDDAVMKGWALGGEAFVRALGELTDRRPGPLPRGRPRKVSANKTVP, translated from the coding sequence CTGCTGGTGCAGCGCAGCCATGGCCACAGCCCCGTGTTCCGCGGCGAGAACGACTTCCAGGCCTACCGGCGCGCCCTCACCGAGCTCGCGCCGCAGCACCAGGTGGCCGTCCACGCATACGCGCTGCTGCCGACGCAGGTGTGGCTGCTCGTCACGCCGTCGACAGCGACGGCGCTGAGCCGGTTGTGGCAGGCGCTCGGCCGGCGCTTCGGCGCCGACTACAACCGGCGCCATGGACGCTCGGGCGTGTTGTGGGAAGGACGCTTTCGAACCACCGTGGTGGACCCCGCGGCGCATCTGCTGGACTGCTGCCGGCGGATCGAATGGGCGCCGGTTCGCGCCGGCCTGGCCGACACGCCCGCCGATTACGCCTGGTCCAGCGCGGCCCATCACATGGGGCAGCGCGTCGACCCGCTCATCACCGAGCATCCGGGCTACTGGGCGCTGGGCAACACGCCCTTCGAGCGCGAAGCCGGCTATCGTCGATTGCTCGACCAGCCGCTGCCGGCCGCGATCGAACGGCGGCTGGACGACGCCGTGATGAAGGGCTGGGCGCTGGGCGGCGAGGCGTTCGTGCGCGCACTGGGCGAGCTGACGGACCGGCGACCGGGCCCGCTGCCACGCGGGCGACCGCGTAAGGTGAGTGCGAACAAGACTGTCCCCTAA